The nucleotide window TGTGTTCACCTACGCGCCGCAGCATCCCGGCGAGCTGCAATGGCAAGCGGATGGCAGCGGCTACCTGATGCTTGAGCCATCGGCGGTGAAAGAACGGCTCGACCTTGTGCGTTATGACGCGGCGACCGGCGCGCGGACCATCCTGGTTGCCGCCGATCAACTGGTGCCGCGGGGCGCTGCCGCGCCGCTCCAGATCGAGCAATACGACTTCAGTGCCGACGGTCAGCTAGTGCTGATCTTCACCAACTCGGCGCGCGTCTGGCGCAGCAATACGCGCGGCGATTACTGGGTGTTCGACCTGAAAAGCCGGCGGCTGCATAAGCTCGGCGGCGACGCGAAACCCTCGACGCTGATGTTTGCGAAGTTCTCGCCCGACGCCTCGCGCGTCGGTTATGTGCGCGAGAATAATCTCTATGTCGAAAGCCTCGCCGATGGCCGCATCACCCGCCTCACCAGCGACGGCACGCGCTATATCGTCAACGGCACTTTCGATTGGGTCTATGAAGAGGAGCTGTTCTGCCGTGACGGCTGGCGCTGGTCGCCGGACGGCAAGCAAATCGCTTACTGGCAGCTCAACTCGGAAGGCGTCAAAGAGATGTCGTTGATTAACAACACGGCGGCGCTCTATCCGATCATCACGACTTTCCCTTACCCGAAAGCCGGCGAGACGAATTCGGCGGCGCGCGTCGGCGTCATCAACGCGCAAGGCGGCGCGACGCGCTGGTTCGATGTGCCGGGCGACCCACGGAACAACTACCTGCCGCGAATGGAGTGGGCGGCGAGCAGTGATGAAGTCATCATCCAGCAACTCAACCGCCTGCAAAACACCAACGTCGTCATGCTCGGCGACGCGCACAGCGGCCATGTGCGGCAGATTCTGACCGAGAAAGACGACGCCTGGGTAGACACCGCCTGGGGCGACATTGATTGGGATAAGCACGGGCTGGCGCGCGGCGATGTCGAATGGCTCGACGGCGGCAAGCGTTTTCTGTGGGCGAGCGAGCGCGACGGCTGGCGGCACATCTACTCTGTGTCACGCGATGGCCAGACGGTGCGCCCGGTCACGCCCGGCAACTACGACGTGATCGGTGTCGAACAGGTTGACGCAGCGGGCGGCTGGCTCTACTTCTCGGCTTCGCCCGACAACGCGACGCAGCGTTATCTCTTCCGCGCGCGCCTCGACGGCACAGGTACGGCTGAACGCCTGACGCCGGCCGGCGAGCCGGGTAACCATTATTACATTTTCTCGCCGCGCAGTGACCTGGCGATTCACACCTATTCGACCTTCACGCGGGTTCCCGTCATTGACGTCGTCCGCTTGCCGCAACATGCGAGCGCGCGAACACTGATCGATAATCACGACCTGCAAGAGCGGCTCGGCAAACTGAAGCAGTGCCCGACCGAGTTCTTCCGCGTAGACATCGGCGAAGGCGTCCAGCTCGACGGCTGGATGATCAAGCCGCCCGACTTTGATGCGAGCAAACGCTACCCTGTGCTGTTTTACGTTTACGGCGAGCCGTGGGGGCAGACCGTTTTGGACCAGTGGGACGGCGGCAATCGCATGTGGCATTGGATGCTGGCGCAGCAGGGTTACCTCATCGTCAGCGTAGACAATCGCGGCACCCCCGCGCCGCGCGGGCGCGCATGGCGTAAATCCATCTATCGCCGCATCGGCCTGCTCAACTCACAGGATCAAGCCAACGCCGCTCGCGCCATCAGCAAGTGGCCGTTCGTTGACCCGCACCGCATGGCGATCTGGGGCTGGAGCGGCGGCGGTTCGTCAACGCTCAACGCGATGTTCCGCTACCCGGACGTGTATCAGGTCGGCATGTCGGTTGCGCCCGTGCCAGACATTCACTATTACGACACGATCTATCAGGAGCGTTACTGCGGGCTGCCGCAGGATCATCCCGAAGAGTACAAGCAAAGCTCGCCGATCACCTTTGCCGGCCAGTTGCGCGGCGAATTGCTGGTGGTTCACGGCACTGGCGACGACAACGTGCATTATCAGGGAACCGAGGCGCTGATCAATGCGCTGGTGGCCGCGGGCAAGCCATTCACGATGATGGCTTACCCGAACCGCTCGCACGGCATTTATGAAGGGCCGGGCACGACGCGCCATCTGTACACACTGCTGACCCGCTATTTCAACGAAAAGCTGCCGCCGGGGCCGCGCTGAGTTACTTGCCGCCAGTCGGCTGCCCGCCGCCAGCCGGTGGTTGGCCACCAGTCGGAGGTTGACCGCCCACCGGGGGTTGACCACCGGCAGGGGGTTGGCCTCCCGTCGGTGGTTGACCGCTCGCCGGGGGCTGACCGCCGGCGGCGGGCGTGCCGCCCGGGTTCGCAGGTGGCTTGGGCGGAGCAGGTGGCGGCGGCGCAGGCGGGGATTCCTTGTAGGTGAAGCCGCCCGTGAGCGTGGCGCTCTGGGTGTCCGGATTCGTCACCACGACATCGACTATCCCCGCCGCGTGCGCCGGCGTCTTCGCCTTTATCGTCGTCGCATTGCTGACGACAATGTCTGTGGCATCGTTGCCGTCAAACTTCACGGTAGCGCCGCGCACGAAGTGGGTGCCGGTGAGCGTCACGTCCGTACCGCCCGCCGGTGGCCCGAAGTCCGGGGTCACGCTGCTTAAGGTCGGTGACTGCCGCAGTGGCTCTTGGTCTTCGCGCAATTTGTCGAGCGCGTTTTGCATCTGCTGCACCCAGCCATCCAATTCCGACTGCAACACCTGCTCGGTGTGTTCGACCAGCAAGTCGAGGTTTTCCTGTTTGGACTGGTCTTCAGCCGGTAGCGCGGTCCACCACGCCTTCACATTCGTCAGGTCGGTCGCCGCCTGGTTGTACTTCGTCAGCGTGTTCTCGGTCTGCGTATAGGCCAGGTAGGTGCCGAGGGCGGCGACGACGGCGGTGGTCAGCGCTACCCACACCGCCTTGTCAATGGCCGCCAGGTAGGTGCCCACGCCGCCGACGATGAAGGTCACCCAGGACAGCCACCGCAACCGCCTTTCGAGGGAGAGGGACTTTTTGCGAAAGTAGTTTTTCTGATCGCCAAGCCTGAACTTGATGTAGCGGTCAGGGGTCAAGATACTGAAGCCATCATCGCCGCCCTGCGCGGCATACATGTAAGGCGGGAAGCCCTGGTCTTTGTCGTAACGCCGCAGCGCCGTCGCATTGACTTCGGTTCGCATGGTGCGCCGGGTGACATCTTCGACCTTTTGCGATAACTGCTGCTCGGGATTCTCCTTGTAATACATCGCCCGTACGCGGTAGCGATAAATCTCGCGCTTGATGGATTCGGCGCCGGCGCGCAATAACAGCCACTTGTTGCCCTGTTTGAAACGGTTGGCCACCGTCACCAGGACGGTCAGCGCGATGGGGATGACGATCAGGGTTCGCATGAGTATGAGGTAGCCGAGGGGCTCCTTGCCGCGCTCGACCTCCCCCCAGGAGACTTGTTTGACGATGGCCAGGGTCGTCGCTAAAAGGCCGAGGACGAGAATTGCCAGTTGGAGTCGGTTGAACCGCGTCTGCTGGAGTTTGGCATTGAGATCGTAATCGGCGAAGGTCTCCCATGCTTGTAACAGCACGTCGTCGCCGCCCAACTCGCGGACAATCAGCCGCTCGATGCCTTTGACAGGGTTGCTTAACAGGTGCAAGTGAATCTCGCCGTCGTCAATGATCTCGGCCATCACCGGGTCGTCCGGGAGCGTCGGGCGTGCTCGCCAGGCGGCGGCAATCTCGTCGGCCAGCCCGCCGCTGCCTTCGATGACGATCAGCGAGAG belongs to Blastocatellia bacterium and includes:
- a CDS encoding DUF4231 domain-containing protein, which produces MSANAMNKKNIRFSNHHEAAAVFPPADAAAKEIVMALGLPAYEAVIVVLGGADSIDEKLLPRLTQLFGRGIARAAVEARALILDGGTEAGVMKLMGEGVAGRGYKTPLVGVAPKDLVTYPPDELADHVRLEPNHSHFVLVEGDAWGSETATLFALAEAASQRETAPQAVGKGPQKDAEKADGKKLAVAILAGGGPVTRNEVLRAVRQNLSLIVIEGSGGLADEIAAAWRARPTLPDDPVMAEIIDDGEIHLHLLSNPVKGIERLIVRELGGDDVLLQAWETFADYDLNAKLQQTRFNRLQLAILVLGLLATTLAIVKQVSWGEVERGKEPLGYLILMRTLIVIPIALTVLVTVANRFKQGNKWLLLRAGAESIKREIYRYRVRAMYYKENPEQQLSQKVEDVTRRTMRTEVNATALRRYDKDQGFPPYMYAAQGGDDGFSILTPDRYIKFRLGDQKNYFRKKSLSLERRLRWLSWVTFIVGGVGTYLAAIDKAVWVALTTAVVAALGTYLAYTQTENTLTKYNQAATDLTNVKAWWTALPAEDQSKQENLDLLVEHTEQVLQSELDGWVQQMQNALDKLREDQEPLRQSPTLSSVTPDFGPPAGGTDVTLTGTHFVRGATVKFDGNDATDIVVSNATTIKAKTPAHAAGIVDVVVTNPDTQSATLTGGFTYKESPPAPPPPAPPKPPANPGGTPAAGGQPPASGQPPTGGQPPAGGQPPVGGQPPTGGQPPAGGGQPTGGK
- a CDS encoding S9 family peptidase, which gives rise to MRRIHLLTGLLVALLAVMPIAARQQATQAEPGRLTLDNVFTYAPQHPGELQWQADGSGYLMLEPSAVKERLDLVRYDAATGARTILVAADQLVPRGAAAPLQIEQYDFSADGQLVLIFTNSARVWRSNTRGDYWVFDLKSRRLHKLGGDAKPSTLMFAKFSPDASRVGYVRENNLYVESLADGRITRLTSDGTRYIVNGTFDWVYEEELFCRDGWRWSPDGKQIAYWQLNSEGVKEMSLINNTAALYPIITTFPYPKAGETNSAARVGVINAQGGATRWFDVPGDPRNNYLPRMEWAASSDEVIIQQLNRLQNTNVVMLGDAHSGHVRQILTEKDDAWVDTAWGDIDWDKHGLARGDVEWLDGGKRFLWASERDGWRHIYSVSRDGQTVRPVTPGNYDVIGVEQVDAAGGWLYFSASPDNATQRYLFRARLDGTGTAERLTPAGEPGNHYYIFSPRSDLAIHTYSTFTRVPVIDVVRLPQHASARTLIDNHDLQERLGKLKQCPTEFFRVDIGEGVQLDGWMIKPPDFDASKRYPVLFYVYGEPWGQTVLDQWDGGNRMWHWMLAQQGYLIVSVDNRGTPAPRGRAWRKSIYRRIGLLNSQDQANAARAISKWPFVDPHRMAIWGWSGGGSSTLNAMFRYPDVYQVGMSVAPVPDIHYYDTIYQERYCGLPQDHPEEYKQSSPITFAGQLRGELLVVHGTGDDNVHYQGTEALINALVAAGKPFTMMAYPNRSHGIYEGPGTTRHLYTLLTRYFNEKLPPGPR